One segment of Candidatus Dormiibacterota bacterium DNA contains the following:
- a CDS encoding tetratricopeptide repeat protein, producing MTTPADPRTEPMAVLDRGFDLCEEGRMAEALALFDIVAASGHPDAVPLAEGCRGNVLEELRRNDDAIAAYQRAIDSGHPDAAPRAGFNLGVLLERLHTTVPDWRSITTAYQVAIDSGHPEWKPMALVNRAALLTRVGWRHDACDAYRLAIATGHSEQAPIAATNLGILLAEMGLIDEAVDAYRESIALDHPDQSPKAMFNLAATLEADGRYEESAAAYQEAIDTGHLDIAPVAVIALGLVRERAAEAPEVAPRHLRRLRGDVLALMPEDARGGAPEGTHS from the coding sequence GTGACCACTCCCGCCGACCCGCGGACGGAGCCGATGGCGGTGCTCGACCGCGGCTTCGACCTCTGCGAGGAGGGGAGGATGGCGGAGGCGCTGGCGCTGTTCGACATCGTCGCCGCCTCCGGCCATCCCGACGCCGTCCCGCTCGCGGAGGGCTGCCGGGGCAACGTCCTCGAGGAGCTGCGCCGCAACGACGACGCCATCGCCGCCTACCAGCGGGCGATCGACTCCGGTCACCCCGACGCCGCTCCACGGGCCGGCTTCAACCTCGGGGTGCTGCTGGAGCGGCTGCACACCACCGTCCCCGACTGGCGCAGCATCACCACCGCCTACCAGGTCGCCATCGACTCCGGCCACCCCGAGTGGAAGCCGATGGCGCTGGTGAACCGCGCCGCGCTGCTCACCCGGGTGGGATGGCGGCACGACGCCTGCGACGCCTACCGGCTGGCGATCGCCACCGGCCATTCCGAGCAGGCGCCGATCGCGGCCACCAACCTCGGCATCCTGCTCGCCGAGATGGGCCTCATCGACGAGGCCGTCGACGCCTACCGCGAGTCGATCGCGCTCGACCACCCCGACCAGTCCCCCAAGGCGATGTTCAACCTCGCCGCGACCCTGGAGGCGGACGGCCGGTACGAGGAGAGCGCGGCCGCCTACCAGGAGGCGATCGACACCGGCCACCTCGACATCGCCCCGGTGGCGGTGATCGCCCTCGGCCTGGTCCGCGAGCGGGCCGCCGAGGCACCCGAGGTCGCCCCCCGGCACCTGCGCAGGCTGCGCGGCG
- a CDS encoding putative Ig domain-containing protein: MRSGAARHTPRTRLLRTVATALGAAVLLATLSGGLRATPVAAIPIPVNAVTVTTTNDVVDGTTTSIAALIASPGPDGRISLREAILAATNTVAASTITVPGGTFGLTRGELQVGASGSNVTINGAGAGTTTIQQTDGVNRVLNLDPGQVGNVTVAISGVTITGGHDTGDGFGGAGIIGGNASPADSLTLSSCAVTGNTVTSTGTASPGGGISWAGGNLTISGCTISNNDSGTSAGGGVSFTTPTAASGSLSITGSTITGNTARSADPSNLIGGGGIYVHAVAGSTVSIRNDTLTGNSVTATGGAPAGGGAVWAQGAATIAFNRIVGNTAAGGGATGVEYDNNTGTAATAAATDNWWGCNAGPGNAGCDSVASGGTGTSGTGGGTLGFTPWLQLTAAAVPAKVVPAQTSTVTGSLTHDSNGVDTSAAGHVPDGTTMSFAGTLGGVSPSSQPTSSGVAVTVFTAGAVAGSGSTALTVDHQTVTAAIGVGTAPHITSASTATFTATTFGTFTVTGTGSATIVYTETGSLPSGVTLSAGGVLSGTPASGTQGDYPITITAANGYGSNDTQGFTLTVQPLTQAPAITSAAATTLTEGVAGSFTETATGIPSPVLGMTGSLPTGVSFTAATGVLAGTPAAGTHGTYPLTFTAANGVATDASQSFILTVGLPPQFTSAGSATFTAGTPGTFPATATGFPAPAFSESGALPAGVTFDTGTHSFTGTPGAASGGVYQVTLTAANGIGSDATQGFTLTVNQAPAITSAGAATFTVGTPGSFPVTVTGYPAPSLVAGGDVPSGVSLSGGALTGTPAAGTGGAHAITLTASNGAGTDAVQSFTLTVDEAPSFSSAAQATFTVGSPGSFTLTGGGFPAPAFSSTGALPGGVSLSGGVLSGTPDAGTGGTWHLALTATNGIGIDATQAFTLTVDEGPAFTSADHATFTVGANGSFSVSASGTPSPTLKMTGTLPPGVTFDASTGLLSGIPQAPGGSTSVDVTAHNGIGSDAVQHFTLTVDEAPAITSVASTSFLVGAPGTFTVTAGGFPAPSLSESGALPSGVTFSGATLSGTPDPGTAGDYPLTITAHNSTQPDATQAFTLHVDQVLAFSSAGNVTFTTAASGSFPVTATGFPAPAVSESGALPSGVTFSGGALHGTPAAGTGGVYPLTFTASDGGVEADAVQSFTLTVDQAPAITSANTLALTTGSPAAFTVTATGYPAPSITESGTLPSGVSVTGGVFSGTPVSGSAGSYPITLTAANGVLPDAVQSFTLTVTNPTATTITSSALRTLLNGPVTFTATVAATFGTGTPTGTVTFKDGGSTLGTGTLALVGGVATATYTTSGLSAATHSITAGYGGDATDAVSASTALSQVVTTVASVILTPHSHTLRANGTSHTSAVVVVTDAGGQPVAGDTVTFTSTPAGAVTFNAATAITDSSGSAATTITSSTTAGSVTLTATESIGSVTGTAKEKLLGVRFATRALVSGHIAANGASTAVAMVTVVDGSGAPVSGETITFQTEGHPGDAALAHPTVDTDSGGAAADTITSSTTAGTQAIIVSDQNADPADNFSTVLALTQTPAAGSTNASWLHNAYVTLMGRDADPAAFAYWLDRLNHGTARTTVAEALASSPEYRTDVIGGTSTVPGFYQQYLARPTDLGGVVFWLGYMAAGHSLEQVRTGFLGSAEYPLHHGPDPATTIDALYEDILGRPSDPTGRAYWLANYNAATIAIQFIQSPEGRAHLVSALYGAILIRPADSVGLAYWTQQLLNGATDEHVIGGLLGSDEYFLSH; this comes from the coding sequence ATGCGATCGGGCGCAGCGCGGCACACCCCCCGCACCCGTCTCCTCCGCACCGTGGCCACCGCCCTCGGCGCGGCCGTCCTCCTCGCCACCCTCTCCGGCGGCCTGCGGGCGACCCCGGTCGCCGCGATCCCGATCCCCGTCAACGCCGTCACCGTCACCACCACCAACGACGTGGTCGACGGAACCACCACCAGCATCGCCGCGCTGATCGCCAGCCCGGGCCCGGACGGCAGGATCAGCCTGCGCGAGGCCATCCTGGCGGCGACCAACACCGTCGCGGCCTCCACCATCACCGTCCCGGGTGGCACCTTCGGGCTGACCCGGGGCGAGCTCCAGGTCGGCGCCTCGGGCAGCAACGTCACCATCAACGGCGCCGGCGCCGGCACCACGACCATCCAGCAGACCGACGGCGTCAACCGGGTCCTCAACCTCGACCCCGGTCAGGTGGGCAACGTCACCGTCGCGATCTCGGGCGTGACCATCACCGGCGGCCACGACACCGGCGACGGCTTCGGCGGCGCCGGGATCATCGGCGGCAACGCCAGCCCGGCCGACTCCCTGACCCTGAGCAGCTGCGCGGTGACCGGCAACACGGTCACCTCGACCGGCACCGCCTCACCCGGCGGTGGCATCTCCTGGGCGGGTGGCAACCTCACGATCAGCGGCTGCACGATCAGCAACAACGACTCCGGCACCAGCGCGGGCGGCGGGGTCAGCTTCACCACCCCGACCGCGGCATCCGGCAGCCTGTCGATCACCGGCTCGACGATCACCGGCAACACCGCGAGGAGCGCCGACCCCTCCAACCTGATCGGCGGCGGCGGCATCTACGTCCACGCGGTCGCGGGCTCGACGGTGAGCATCCGCAACGACACGCTCACCGGCAACAGCGTCACCGCCACCGGCGGCGCACCGGCCGGCGGCGGGGCCGTCTGGGCCCAGGGCGCGGCGACCATCGCCTTCAACCGGATCGTGGGCAACACCGCGGCGGGCGGCGGGGCCACCGGCGTCGAGTACGACAACAACACCGGCACCGCGGCGACCGCCGCCGCCACCGACAACTGGTGGGGCTGCAACGCCGGCCCCGGCAACGCCGGCTGCGACTCGGTGGCCAGCGGCGGCACCGGCACCTCGGGGACGGGCGGAGGCACCCTCGGCTTCACTCCGTGGCTCCAGCTCACCGCCGCCGCGGTGCCCGCGAAGGTCGTGCCGGCCCAGACCTCGACGGTCACCGGCAGCCTCACCCACGACTCGAACGGGGTCGACACCTCGGCCGCCGGCCACGTGCCCGACGGCACCACCATGAGCTTCGCCGGGACGCTCGGCGGGGTGTCGCCGTCCAGCCAGCCCACGTCGAGCGGGGTCGCGGTCACGGTGTTCACCGCCGGGGCGGTCGCCGGATCGGGCAGCACCGCCCTCACCGTGGACCACCAGACCGTCACCGCCGCCATCGGCGTGGGGACCGCGCCGCACATCACGAGCGCCAGCACCGCCACCTTCACCGCCACCACGTTCGGCACCTTCACGGTGACCGGCACCGGGTCGGCGACGATCGTCTACACCGAGACCGGCAGCCTGCCCTCCGGGGTCACGCTCTCCGCCGGTGGCGTGCTCTCGGGCACGCCCGCGTCGGGGACCCAGGGCGACTATCCGATCACCATCACCGCCGCCAACGGGTACGGCAGCAACGACACCCAGGGCTTCACGCTCACGGTGCAGCCGCTGACCCAGGCGCCGGCGATCACCAGCGCCGCCGCCACCACCCTCACCGAGGGCGTCGCCGGCTCGTTCACGGAGACCGCCACCGGCATCCCCTCGCCGGTTCTTGGCATGACCGGCAGCCTTCCCACCGGGGTCAGCTTCACCGCCGCCACCGGGGTGCTCGCCGGCACCCCCGCCGCCGGCACCCACGGCACCTACCCGCTCACCTTCACGGCGGCCAACGGGGTCGCGACCGACGCCAGCCAGAGCTTCATCCTCACCGTCGGGCTGCCGCCGCAGTTCACCAGCGCCGGCTCCGCCACGTTCACGGCGGGCACCCCGGGCACCTTCCCGGCGACCGCCACCGGCTTCCCTGCGCCGGCCTTCTCGGAGAGCGGCGCGCTGCCCGCCGGGGTCACCTTCGACACCGGCACCCACTCCTTCACCGGCACCCCCGGGGCGGCCAGCGGCGGCGTCTATCAGGTCACCCTCACCGCCGCCAACGGCATCGGCAGCGACGCCACCCAGGGCTTCACCCTGACCGTGAACCAGGCGCCGGCGATCACGTCGGCCGGCGCCGCCACCTTCACGGTGGGCACGCCGGGCTCCTTCCCGGTCACCGTCACCGGCTACCCGGCGCCGAGCCTGGTCGCCGGCGGGGACGTGCCCTCCGGGGTCTCGCTCTCCGGCGGCGCACTCACCGGCACACCCGCCGCGGGCACCGGTGGCGCCCATGCCATCACCCTCACCGCCTCGAACGGCGCCGGCACCGACGCCGTCCAGAGCTTCACCCTGACGGTGGACGAGGCGCCGTCGTTCAGCAGCGCAGCCCAGGCCACCTTCACGGTGGGCAGCCCCGGCTCGTTCACGCTCACCGGCGGCGGCTTCCCGGCGCCCGCTTTCTCGTCGACCGGCGCGCTGCCGGGAGGGGTGAGCCTCAGCGGCGGAGTGCTCTCCGGCACGCCGGACGCGGGCACGGGCGGCACCTGGCACCTCGCCCTCACCGCCACCAACGGCATCGGCATCGACGCCACCCAGGCCTTCACCCTCACCGTCGACGAGGGGCCGGCATTCACGTCGGCTGACCACGCCACCTTCACCGTAGGCGCGAACGGGAGCTTCTCGGTGTCGGCGTCGGGCACGCCGTCGCCGACCCTGAAGATGACCGGCACCCTCCCGCCCGGGGTCACCTTCGACGCCTCCACCGGGCTGCTGTCCGGGATTCCCCAGGCCCCCGGCGGCTCGACCAGCGTCGACGTCACCGCCCACAACGGGATCGGCAGCGACGCCGTGCAGCACTTCACCCTCACCGTGGACGAGGCCCCGGCGATCACCTCGGTCGCGTCCACCAGCTTCCTGGTCGGCGCGCCGGGCACCTTCACCGTCACCGCGGGCGGCTTCCCCGCCCCGAGCCTGAGCGAGAGCGGGGCACTGCCGTCCGGGGTCACCTTCAGCGGAGCGACCCTCTCGGGCACGCCCGATCCGGGCACGGCCGGTGACTACCCGCTCACCATCACCGCCCACAACAGCACCCAGCCCGACGCCACCCAGGCGTTCACCCTGCACGTCGACCAGGTGCTGGCCTTCAGCAGCGCCGGCAACGTCACCTTCACCACCGCCGCCAGCGGCTCGTTCCCCGTGACCGCGACCGGGTTCCCGGCTCCGGCGGTGAGCGAGAGCGGCGCTCTGCCCTCCGGGGTCACCTTCTCCGGCGGGGCGCTCCACGGCACCCCCGCAGCGGGGACCGGCGGGGTGTACCCGCTGACCTTCACCGCCAGCGACGGCGGGGTGGAGGCCGACGCGGTCCAGTCCTTCACGCTCACCGTCGACCAGGCGCCGGCGATCACCAGCGCGAACACGCTGGCGCTCACCACCGGCAGCCCCGCCGCCTTCACCGTGACCGCGACCGGCTACCCGGCGCCGTCGATCACCGAGAGCGGCACCCTGCCCTCGGGGGTCAGCGTCACCGGCGGCGTGTTCTCCGGAACCCCGGTCTCGGGCAGCGCCGGCTCCTACCCGATCACCCTCACGGCGGCCAACGGGGTGCTCCCCGACGCGGTCCAGAGCTTCACCCTCACGGTCACCAATCCGACCGCCACCACGATCACCTCCTCCGCGCTCCGCACCCTTCTCAACGGGCCGGTGACCTTCACCGCGACGGTCGCCGCCACCTTCGGCACGGGCACGCCCACCGGGACCGTGACCTTCAAGGACGGGGGCTCGACCCTCGGCACCGGCACCCTGGCCCTGGTGGGCGGGGTCGCCACCGCCACCTACACCACCAGCGGACTGAGCGCCGCCACCCACAGCATCACCGCCGGGTACGGCGGGGACGCCACCGACGCCGTCAGCGCCTCGACCGCGCTGAGCCAGGTGGTCACCACGGTCGCGAGCGTGATCCTCACCCCGCACAGCCACACCCTGCGTGCCAACGGCACCAGCCACACCTCTGCGGTGGTGGTGGTGACCGACGCCGGCGGCCAGCCGGTGGCGGGTGACACCGTCACCTTCACCAGCACCCCCGCCGGGGCCGTCACCTTCAACGCGGCCACGGCGATCACCGACTCGAGCGGTTCCGCCGCCACCACCATCACCTCGTCGACCACGGCGGGTTCGGTCACCCTGACCGCGACCGAGAGCATCGGCTCGGTCACCGGGACCGCCAAGGAGAAGCTGCTCGGCGTGAGGTTCGCGACCAGGGCGCTGGTCAGCGGCCACATCGCCGCCAACGGCGCCAGCACCGCGGTGGCAATGGTCACCGTGGTCGACGGCAGCGGCGCCCCGGTCTCCGGCGAGACCATCACCTTCCAGACCGAGGGCCACCCCGGCGACGCCGCGCTGGCGCATCCCACCGTCGACACCGACTCCGGCGGCGCCGCCGCCGACACCATCACCTCCTCGACCACCGCGGGCACCCAGGCGATCATCGTCAGCGATCAGAACGCCGACCCGGCCGACAACTTCTCGACCGTCCTCGCGCTCACCCAGACCCCCGCCGCCGGCTCGACCAACGCCAGCTGGCTGCACAACGCCTACGTCACGCTGATGGGGCGCGACGCCGACCCGGCCGCCTTCGCGTACTGGCTCGACCGTCTGAACCACGGCACCGCGCGCACCACGGTGGCGGAGGCGCTGGCCTCGAGCCCCGAGTACCGCACCGACGTGATCGGCGGCACCAGCACCGTGCCCGGCTTCTACCAGCAGTACCTCGCCCGTCCCACCGATCTCGGCGGGGTCGTGTTCTGGCTCGGCTACATGGCCGCCGGTCACAGCCTCGAGCAGGTGCGCACCGGCTTCCTCGGCTCCGCCGAGTACCCGCTGCACCACGGTCCCGACCCCGCGACCACCATCGACGCGCTCTACGAGGACATCCTCGGACGGCCCTCCGACCCCACCGGCAGGGCGTACTGGCTGGCCAACTACAACGCCGCGACCATCGCCATCCAGTTCATCCAGAGCCCGGAGGGGCGCGCCCACCTGGTCAGCGCCCTCTACGGCGCCATCCTCATCCGGCCCGCCGACAGCGTCGGGCTGGCGTACTGGACCCAGCAGCTGCTGAACGGCGCCACCGACGAGCACGTCATCGGCGGCCTGCTCGGCTCCGACGAGTACTTCCTCAGCCACTAG
- a CDS encoding tail fiber protein: MSEPFVAEIRIVPFTFAPTGWALCNGQLMPISQNTALFSLLGTTYGGDGRTTFGLPNLQGSAPMHPGQGPGLSDHALGQAGGEEHVTLLSSQMPAHSHALNAKGAAGGANSPSNAVPAEAHTGRTPIPLYSATAGSGPSMNAQALAPAGGGQPHNNMPPYLVLNFIIALQGVFPARP; this comes from the coding sequence TTGTCTGAGCCGTTCGTTGCGGAGATCCGCATCGTCCCCTTCACCTTCGCACCCACCGGGTGGGCGTTGTGCAACGGGCAGTTGATGCCGATCTCGCAGAACACCGCACTCTTCTCGCTGCTGGGCACCACCTACGGCGGCGACGGCAGGACCACCTTCGGACTTCCCAACCTGCAGGGCTCGGCGCCGATGCACCCTGGTCAGGGGCCCGGGCTCTCGGACCACGCGCTCGGCCAGGCCGGGGGGGAGGAGCACGTGACCCTGCTCTCCTCGCAGATGCCGGCGCACAGCCACGCGCTCAACGCGAAGGGTGCAGCCGGCGGCGCCAACAGCCCGTCCAACGCGGTCCCGGCTGAGGCCCACACCGGGAGGACGCCGATTCCCCTCTACTCGGCGACCGCGGGATCGGGCCCGTCCATGAACGCGCAGGCGCTGGCACCTGCCGGTGGCGGCCAGCCGCACAACAACATGCCCCCGTACCTGGTGCTCAACTTCATCATCGCCCTCCAGGGCGTCTTCCCGGCGCGCCCCTGA